A stretch of the Sphingosinithalassobacter tenebrarum genome encodes the following:
- the ptsP gene encoding phosphoenolpyruvate--protein phosphotransferase — MPISAIASAREILTRLHDVMASRHTAQAKLNAVVDIIGEALESEVCSIYLLREGLLELFATRGLAQDAVHVTKLAMGEGLVGIIAANVETLNLDEAAAHPDFAYRPETGEERFHSFAGVPIIRKEQAVGVLAVQHADPRRYEDVEIEALQTVAMVLSELIANAGLVDSTGATTARPQSTAAMRIGGFKLVDGMAAGVAVYHQPRISIEHTVAEDTEAERHRVYAAFDKMREQIDRMSNQAEFGVGGEHEEVLATYKMFAYDEGWSRRINEAIDSGLTAEAAIERVQQRTRMRMREIDDPLLRDRMHDLEDLSNRLIRIVSGQLGTAAQLGLRQDSILIARNLGPAELLEYDRRRLKGVVLEEGSLTAHVTIVARAMGVPVLGRVRGVRREVAEGDRLLLDVGEQSLHIRPNAAMEEAFEAKQLITQKRRAAFAKLKAEPPVTRDGQRITLMVNAGLRDDVAALDLTGADGIGLFRTEFQFLVSATLPQRERQQRLYKDVLDAAGDRPVTFRTVDVGGDKSLPYLNHDEEGEEENPAMGWRALRLALDRDGLMKAQARALIEAAAGKTLNVMFPMVSEPWEFEEARALFEAQRAWLAARNRKLPADIRYGAMLEVPALAEVLDMLLPKLDFLSIGTNDLTQFLFAADRAHPKLAMRYDWLSPSILRFVRRVARQCHEANVPVAVCGEMGGRPLEAMALVGLGIERLSITPAAVGPVKAMIRSLDRAALAEQLSVLLAAPPSSLRDSLMAWAGQNGVELV; from the coding sequence ATGCCGATTTCCGCCATCGCCTCCGCTCGCGAGATATTGACGCGTCTTCACGACGTGATGGCGTCGCGGCATACCGCGCAGGCAAAGCTCAATGCGGTGGTCGACATCATCGGCGAAGCGCTCGAAAGCGAAGTCTGCTCGATCTATCTGCTGCGCGAGGGGCTGCTGGAGCTGTTCGCGACGCGCGGGCTTGCGCAGGACGCGGTGCACGTCACCAAATTGGCGATGGGCGAGGGTCTGGTCGGGATCATCGCGGCCAATGTCGAAACGCTGAACCTCGACGAGGCCGCGGCGCATCCCGATTTCGCCTATCGCCCCGAAACGGGCGAGGAACGCTTCCACAGCTTCGCCGGCGTGCCGATCATCCGCAAGGAACAGGCGGTCGGCGTACTCGCCGTCCAGCATGCCGATCCGCGCCGGTACGAAGATGTCGAGATCGAGGCGCTGCAGACCGTCGCGATGGTGCTTTCGGAGCTGATCGCCAATGCCGGGCTGGTCGACAGCACCGGCGCGACGACCGCGCGGCCGCAATCGACCGCGGCGATGCGGATAGGCGGGTTCAAGCTGGTCGATGGCATGGCGGCGGGCGTCGCCGTCTATCACCAGCCGCGCATCTCGATCGAACATACCGTTGCCGAGGATACCGAGGCCGAGCGCCACCGCGTCTATGCCGCGTTCGACAAGATGCGCGAGCAGATCGACCGCATGTCGAATCAGGCCGAGTTCGGCGTCGGCGGCGAGCATGAGGAGGTCCTCGCGACCTACAAGATGTTCGCCTATGACGAAGGCTGGTCGCGGCGTATCAACGAAGCGATCGACAGTGGCCTCACTGCCGAGGCGGCGATCGAGCGCGTCCAGCAGCGCACGCGGATGCGGATGCGCGAGATCGACGATCCGCTGCTGCGCGATCGGATGCACGATCTGGAGGATCTCTCCAATCGCCTGATCCGCATCGTTTCCGGCCAGCTCGGCACTGCCGCGCAATTGGGGTTGCGACAGGATTCGATCCTGATCGCGCGCAATCTCGGGCCCGCCGAACTGCTCGAATATGATCGCCGTCGCCTGAAGGGCGTGGTGCTCGAGGAAGGCTCGCTGACCGCGCATGTCACGATCGTGGCGCGCGCGATGGGCGTGCCCGTGCTCGGTCGCGTTCGCGGCGTGCGCCGCGAAGTTGCTGAAGGCGACCGGTTGCTGCTCGATGTCGGCGAGCAGAGCCTGCACATCCGGCCCAATGCGGCGATGGAAGAAGCGTTCGAGGCCAAGCAGCTGATTACGCAGAAGCGCCGCGCGGCCTTTGCAAAGCTCAAGGCCGAACCGCCGGTGACGCGCGACGGCCAGCGAATCACGCTGATGGTCAATGCCGGGCTGCGCGACGATGTTGCCGCGCTCGACTTGACCGGGGCCGACGGCATCGGCCTGTTTCGCACCGAATTCCAGTTCCTCGTTTCGGCGACCCTGCCGCAGCGCGAGCGCCAGCAGCGGCTGTACAAGGACGTGCTCGATGCCGCCGGCGATCGGCCGGTGACGTTCCGCACCGTCGATGTCGGCGGCGACAAGTCGCTGCCCTATCTCAATCACGACGAGGAAGGCGAGGAAGAGAATCCGGCGATGGGCTGGCGCGCGCTGCGGCTCGCGCTCGATCGCGACGGGTTGATGAAGGCGCAGGCGCGCGCGCTGATCGAGGCGGCCGCGGGCAAGACGCTCAATGTCATGTTCCCGATGGTTTCCGAACCCTGGGAATTCGAGGAAGCGCGCGCGTTGTTCGAAGCCCAGCGCGCCTGGCTCGCCGCGCGCAATCGCAAGCTGCCGGCCGATATCCGCTATGGCGCGATGCTCGAGGTTCCCGCGCTTGCCGAAGTGCTCGACATGCTGCTGCCCAAGCTCGATTTCCTGTCGATCGGCACCAATGATCTGACGCAGTTCCTGTTCGCCGCCGATCGCGCGCATCCCAAGCTGGCGATGCGGTACGACTGGCTGAGCCCGTCGATCCTGCGTTTCGTGCGCCGCGTCGCGCGGCAATGCCATGAGGCGAACGTGCCGGTGGCGGTGTGCGGCGAAATGGGCGGGCGCCCGCTCGAGGCGATGGCGCTGGTCGGGCTTGGCATCGAACGCCTGTCGATCACGCCCGCCGCGGTCGGGCCGGTAAAGGCGATGATCCGATCGCTCGATCGCGCCGCGCTGGCCGAACAGCTTTCGGTGCTGCTGGCCGCGCCGCCCAGCTCGCTTCGCGACTCGCTGATGGCCTGGGCCGGACAAAATGGCGTCGAACTGGTCTGA
- a CDS encoding helix-turn-helix domain-containing protein produces MDGEAADNPSLFPTSVGEKLRDARLAQGLQLTDIAARTRIPQRHLESIEASDYSTMPSPTYALGFAKSYARAVGADEVAIARQLRGELGSVYDREPSPPPYEMDDPTRTPPSGLVIGGVVIALLLAVAVVIVYTTGIFRGSPPPAQEELVLPEDESPAPIASPSTTPIPTGGQVTLTATDTVWLRVTDGEGNRLFEKEMAAGESYDVPTDADGPQIKTGRADQLRVTINGSDAGVLGPGEQTVEMGLTPEALRDRPNG; encoded by the coding sequence ATGGACGGCGAAGCCGCCGACAACCCTTCCCTTTTCCCGACCAGCGTCGGGGAGAAATTGCGTGACGCGCGGCTGGCGCAGGGCCTGCAGCTCACCGATATCGCGGCACGGACGCGGATTCCCCAGCGCCACCTCGAATCGATCGAGGCAAGCGACTATTCGACGATGCCGTCGCCCACCTATGCGCTGGGTTTCGCGAAATCCTATGCGCGCGCGGTCGGCGCCGACGAGGTGGCGATCGCCCGCCAGCTGCGCGGCGAGCTGGGCAGCGTCTATGATCGCGAACCTTCGCCGCCGCCCTATGAAATGGACGATCCCACGCGCACGCCGCCCAGCGGGCTGGTGATCGGCGGGGTGGTGATCGCGCTGTTGCTCGCGGTCGCGGTGGTCATCGTCTATACTACCGGCATCTTCCGCGGCAGTCCGCCGCCCGCGCAGGAGGAGCTGGTCCTGCCCGAAGACGAGAGTCCGGCGCCGATCGCCTCGCCTTCGACGACTCCGATCCCCACCGGCGGCCAGGTGACGCTCACCGCGACCGACACGGTATGGCTGCGCGTGACCGATGGTGAGGGCAATCGCCTGTTCGAAAAGGAAATGGCGGCGGGCGAAAGCTATGACGTGCCGACCGATGCCGATGGTCCGCAGATCAAGACCGGGCGGGCCGATCAGTTGCGCGTGACGATCAACGGATCGGATGCCGGCGTGCTAGGTCCGGGCGAACAGACTGTCGAAATGGGCCTCACGCCCGAGGCGCTGCGTGACCGACCCAATGGTTGA
- a CDS encoding energy transducer TonB: MPPATRYHSGRIDQRASALLISLALVVALLVLGAQPMRRAGHAIEAVKTVMFDVAPPPAPPPIQPETPPQRPPETRPAAAPEGAAGGTARQPRRIAAPMAEVAQPAMPDRSIAPAAPPLPVSTLPAGSPPGSPTGRGVAGNGSGTASGAGSGTGNSGNGSGSGEAIVRADWVRGPPRPSQLAQFYPGRARRAGVSGWGLLRCYVRANNHVRGCESVGETPEGSGFGDAARRAAYLYRVRPPMRDGKVAEDIPVYIAVGFGNP, translated from the coding sequence ATGCCGCCCGCGACACGCTATCATTCCGGCCGGATCGACCAGCGGGCGAGTGCCCTGCTGATTTCCCTGGCATTGGTGGTTGCGCTGTTGGTGCTCGGCGCGCAGCCGATGCGGCGGGCCGGGCACGCGATCGAAGCCGTGAAGACAGTGATGTTCGATGTCGCGCCGCCGCCCGCGCCGCCGCCGATCCAGCCGGAAACGCCGCCGCAGCGCCCCCCGGAAACCCGGCCCGCCGCTGCGCCCGAGGGAGCGGCCGGGGGAACCGCGCGGCAACCGCGGCGGATCGCCGCGCCAATGGCGGAGGTCGCGCAGCCCGCCATGCCGGATCGCTCGATCGCGCCTGCCGCCCCGCCCCTGCCGGTCTCAACGCTGCCGGCCGGGTCGCCGCCGGGCTCGCCCACCGGACGCGGGGTTGCGGGAAACGGCAGCGGAACCGCATCGGGCGCGGGAAGCGGGACCGGAAACAGCGGCAACGGCAGCGGTTCGGGCGAGGCGATCGTCCGCGCCGATTGGGTTCGCGGGCCGCCGCGTCCCTCGCAACTCGCCCAATTCTATCCCGGGCGTGCGCGCCGGGCCGGCGTTTCCGGCTGGGGCCTGCTGCGCTGCTATGTGCGCGCGAACAATCATGTGCGGGGGTGCGAATCGGTAGGCGAAACGCCCGAGGGCTCGGGCTTCGGCGATGCCGCGCGCCGCGCAGCCTATCTCTATCGCGTCCGTCCGCCGATGCGCGACGGCAAGGTCGCCGAGGACATTCCCGTTTACATCGCGGTCGGATTCGGCAACCCCTGA
- a CDS encoding NAD(P)H-dependent flavin oxidoreductase: MTDQSSSGAERLARRMARGCEFLGTDVAILGGAMSWVSERNLVAAISNAGGFGVIACGAMTPELLDAEIAGTRALTDKPFGVNLITMHPQLQELIAICGKHGVGHVVLAGGLPPAGSLDAIKGIGAKLICFAPALSLAKKLIRSGVDALVVEGNEAGGHIGPVSTSVLAQEILPVVAEQVPVFVAGGIGRGEAIAGYLDMGAAGVQLGTRFVCATESIAHENFKRAFIRASARDAIASVQIDPRLPVIPVRALKNASSELFTAKQREVAQSLDEGTVAMAEAQLEIEHYWAGALRRAVIDGDIEHGSVMAGQSVGMVTKEEPVADIIATLMAEATAALEKRAA; encoded by the coding sequence ATGACCGATCAGAGCTCATCCGGCGCCGAGCGCCTGGCCCGTCGCATGGCGCGCGGCTGCGAATTCCTGGGAACCGACGTCGCGATTCTGGGCGGCGCGATGTCCTGGGTCAGCGAACGCAATCTCGTCGCGGCGATTTCCAATGCCGGGGGATTCGGCGTGATCGCATGCGGCGCGATGACTCCCGAACTGCTCGACGCCGAAATCGCGGGCACCCGGGCGCTCACCGACAAGCCTTTCGGCGTCAATTTGATCACCATGCACCCGCAATTGCAGGAGCTGATCGCGATCTGCGGCAAGCATGGCGTCGGTCATGTCGTACTCGCGGGCGGGCTTCCCCCGGCGGGCAGCCTCGACGCGATCAAGGGCATCGGCGCCAAACTGATCTGCTTCGCCCCCGCGCTCAGCCTCGCCAAGAAGCTGATTCGCTCGGGCGTTGACGCGCTGGTGGTCGAAGGCAATGAAGCGGGCGGCCATATCGGCCCGGTTTCAACGAGCGTGCTGGCGCAGGAAATCCTCCCGGTCGTCGCCGAACAGGTGCCGGTATTCGTGGCGGGCGGCATCGGCCGCGGCGAAGCGATCGCAGGCTATCTCGACATGGGCGCGGCGGGGGTTCAGCTCGGCACGCGTTTCGTGTGTGCGACCGAGAGCATCGCGCATGAGAATTTCAAGCGCGCCTTCATCCGCGCTTCGGCGCGCGATGCGATTGCCAGCGTCCAGATCGATCCGCGGCTGCCGGTGATCCCGGTGCGCGCGCTCAAGAACGCATCGAGCGAGCTGTTCACCGCCAAGCAGCGCGAAGTCGCGCAGTCGCTCGACGAAGGTACCGTCGCGATGGCGGAGGCGCAGCTGGAAATCGAACATTATTGGGCAGGCGCGCTGCGCCGCGCGGTGATCGACGGCGATATCGAGCATGGCAGCGTGATGGCGGGCCAGTCGGTCGGCATGGTGACCAAGGAAGAGCCGGTCGCCGACATCATCGCGACGTTGATGGCCGAAGCGACTGCCGCGCTGGAGAAGCGCGCTGCCTGA